One Undibacter mobilis genomic region harbors:
- a CDS encoding DUF535 family protein gives MEFSFGRRSTASAASRPIGSIPRTRFWIFFSVLARLGHASAKEKRRMIFRFLRAPHSMRAWFIDLHDICSRSRVDTIPFDLANKPARHFLCNNLRPAQRSHILAYHYDALLNVMGGQHVRDLIAGSHLTLADFVGRSGNHYELRLERSPLWSREGELTCRLLVQNDQVTVATTTFAIGPDQKDGHRCLWIGGLQGSAKHYGKTLTVHVTKDLFGLRPKDLLMHVIYALKESFDAAEIMTASNLGHASSRVYRARKWVADYDRYWIELGATPNGPYAFKLPAQLRRRSIDEVTPTKRGAWRARHVLLDKIVEDVRVMQRQYRKASVSCDTGDNG, from the coding sequence ATGGAATTCTCTTTCGGTCGCCGAAGTACGGCGAGCGCCGCATCGCGGCCGATTGGTTCAATACCTCGGACAAGGTTTTGGATCTTCTTCTCAGTACTGGCGCGGTTGGGGCACGCCAGCGCAAAAGAAAAGCGCCGCATGATTTTCAGGTTTCTTCGTGCTCCGCACAGCATGCGCGCCTGGTTCATCGACCTTCACGACATCTGCAGCCGCTCACGCGTCGATACGATTCCCTTCGATCTGGCCAACAAACCGGCACGGCATTTCCTGTGCAACAATTTGCGGCCGGCGCAGCGATCACACATTCTCGCTTACCATTACGACGCGCTTCTAAATGTCATGGGCGGCCAGCATGTGCGCGATCTTATTGCCGGAAGTCACCTGACCCTTGCTGACTTCGTGGGCCGAAGCGGCAACCACTACGAGCTGAGGCTGGAACGAAGTCCCCTGTGGTCGCGGGAAGGGGAACTGACGTGTAGACTGCTTGTCCAGAACGACCAAGTCACGGTTGCGACCACGACCTTCGCGATCGGCCCCGATCAAAAAGATGGGCATCGATGCCTCTGGATCGGCGGTCTGCAAGGAAGTGCCAAGCACTATGGAAAGACATTGACAGTTCACGTGACCAAGGACCTTTTCGGACTGAGACCAAAAGACCTTCTGATGCACGTCATATACGCCCTCAAGGAGAGCTTCGACGCCGCTGAAATCATGACAGCATCAAACCTTGGGCATGCCAGCAGCAGAGTTTATCGTGCGCGGAAATGGGTCGCGGACTACGATCGCTATTGGATTGAACTGGGCGCGACGCCGAACGGACCCTATGCGTTTAAGCTGCCGGCACAGTTGCGTCGGCGTTCCATTGATGAGGTAACGCCGACCAAGCGAGGGGCCTGGCGTGCGCGCCACGTACTCCTGGACAAGATTGTTGAGGACGTTCGTGTAATGCAACGCCAATATCGAAAAGCTTCCGTTAGTTGTGATACCGGCGACAACGGTTGA
- the cysG gene encoding siroheme synthase CysG, producing MSAPRKPSESKPDRMTKLSRLPVFFALSGKRVVLVGGSHAAAWKAELMSAAGARVEVFAEAFSDEMRAVALDPPDGEIVLIERAWTPDDVYGAAIAIGAFEVDEGAAVFAQAARAHGIPVNVIDKPAFCDFSFGAIVNRSPLVIGISTDGAAPVFAQAIRAKLEALLPNGFTDWAAAASRWRDKVKASGLSFTGRRKFWQVFTAHAVTHAETLPSESDFDRFVAEVKGLGAAVESGTVTLVGAGPGDPELLTLRAVRALQSADVILFDDLVSRGVLDFARREARKLLVGKTGFGPSCKQDDINTLMLSLAKQGKRVVRLKGGDPLIFGRAGEELDACNAAGIRAEIVPGITAAQGAAASLGLSLTDRKHARRLQYITGHAQSGQLPDDIDWQALADPVTTTAIYMPVRTLDSLVSRALAAGLDPQTPAVAIARATRPDQQVIRSGISDLPALIAAAKLPGPVIVMLGRAFARQAAPASRIAAQA from the coding sequence ATGTCCGCGCCGCGCAAGCCGTCTGAATCGAAGCCGGATAGAATGACGAAGCTGTCTCGCCTGCCGGTGTTCTTCGCATTGTCCGGCAAACGGGTTGTTCTCGTGGGCGGTTCGCATGCTGCGGCCTGGAAGGCGGAATTGATGTCGGCCGCCGGCGCGCGTGTTGAGGTCTTTGCTGAAGCGTTCTCCGACGAGATGCGCGCGGTGGCGCTCGATCCGCCGGATGGCGAGATCGTGCTGATCGAGAGGGCGTGGACGCCCGATGATGTGTACGGTGCTGCCATCGCGATTGGTGCCTTCGAGGTCGATGAAGGCGCGGCGGTTTTCGCTCAAGCCGCGCGCGCGCATGGCATTCCGGTCAATGTCATCGACAAGCCGGCCTTCTGCGATTTTTCTTTTGGGGCCATCGTCAACCGCTCGCCGCTGGTCATCGGCATTTCGACGGATGGTGCCGCGCCGGTATTTGCGCAGGCGATCCGGGCCAAGCTCGAGGCGCTGCTACCAAACGGCTTCACGGACTGGGCGGCCGCAGCGTCGCGCTGGCGCGACAAGGTGAAGGCCTCGGGCCTGTCGTTCACCGGCCGCCGCAAGTTCTGGCAGGTGTTCACGGCCCATGCGGTGACCCATGCCGAAACTTTGCCATCGGAATCGGACTTCGACCGCTTTGTCGCCGAGGTGAAGGGCCTGGGCGCCGCGGTCGAAAGCGGTACCGTCACGCTTGTCGGGGCAGGACCAGGCGATCCCGAGCTGCTGACCTTGCGCGCCGTGCGGGCGCTGCAATCCGCCGACGTCATTCTCTTCGACGATCTGGTGTCGCGCGGCGTGCTGGACTTCGCGCGACGCGAGGCGCGGAAGCTGCTGGTCGGCAAGACTGGTTTCGGCCCGTCCTGCAAACAGGACGACATCAATACGCTGATGCTGTCGCTGGCGAAGCAAGGCAAGCGCGTGGTGCGCCTGAAGGGCGGCGATCCGCTCATCTTCGGTCGTGCGGGCGAGGAACTCGATGCCTGCAATGCGGCCGGCATCAGGGCCGAGATCGTGCCAGGCATCACGGCGGCGCAAGGCGCGGCGGCCTCGCTCGGTCTGTCCCTGACTGACCGAAAGCATGCGCGACGTTTGCAATACATCACCGGCCACGCGCAAAGCGGCCAACTGCCCGACGACATCGACTGGCAAGCACTCGCCGATCCGGTAACGACGACTGCGATCTATATGCCGGTACGCACGCTTGATTCACTGGTCTCGCGTGCGCTCGCCGCCGGCCTCGATCCGCAAACACCCGCCGTCGCCATCGCGCGCGCGACTCGGCCGGATCAGCAGGTGATCCGCAGCGGGATTTCAGATCTTCCCGCGCTTATTGCCGCCGCCAAACTTCCTGGGCCCGTCATCGTTATGCTTGGTCGGGCCTTTGCGCGACAAGCTGCACCCGCGTCGCGCATCGCCGCGCAGGCCTGA